Proteins co-encoded in one Corylus avellana chromosome ca9, CavTom2PMs-1.0 genomic window:
- the LOC132192150 gene encoding protein FATTY ACID EXPORT 1, chloroplastic encodes MAATISQLSCFAAVNGGVSLRRRLSLASPSLRCSNKFTVFMSLDGRGTDASGSDVKTTLRYDASELGVGKSHPDLVENAAGKLGVDELVQENGIIQPKRAAKIHDFCFGIPFGGLVLSGGLLGFVFSRNPATLTTGVLYGGALLALSIFSLKIWRQGKSSLPFILGQAVLSALLLWKNFQAYSLTKKVFPTGFYAVISAAMLCFYSYVLISGGNPPPKKLKPSPSVASW; translated from the exons ATGGCCGCGACGATCTCTCAGCTCTCGTGCTTCGCTGCAGTGAACGGCGGTGTGAGCCTACGGAGGAGGCTATCACTTGCAAGCCCATCGCTGCGCTGCTCTAATAAG TTTACAGTTTTTATGAGCCTTGATGGGCGTGGGACAGATGCTTCCGGTTCTGACGTCAAGACTACTCTGAGGTATGATGCATCAGAATTGGGTGTCGGAAAGTCACATCCGGATTTAGTAGAAAATGCTGCTGGAAAGTTGGGAGTGGATGAGCTAGTGCAGGAAAACGGTATCATTCAGCCAAAACGAGCAGCAAAAatccatgatttttgttttggcaTTCCCTTTG GTGGACTTGTTTTAAGTGGTGGACttcttggttttgttttctcaaGAAATCCTGCAACCCTGACTACTGGTGTGCTCTACGGAGGTGCTTTGCTAGCTCTCAGCATCTTTAGCTTAAAGATCTGGAGGCAAGGAAAATCCAGTTTACCTTTCATTCTAGGACAAGCAG TACTGTCGGCTCTTCTTCTTTGGAAGAACTTTCAGGCTTATTCATTG ACAAAGAAAGTATTTCCAACAGGTTTTTACGCTGTTATTAG TGCTGCAATGCTTTGCTTCTATTCATATGTGCTGATTTCTGGAGGAAACCCACCACCAAAGAAGTTGAAGCCATCTCCAAGTGTTGCATCATGGTGA